The window ataatttttttatttattaaaatcttTATCAATTTCAGGAGAACTTTTAGAATGGATAGGGTGTAGTGGACCCAATCAATTAAAAAAGAGAATCATGCTATTTCATTTCATTAGGAAATGATTGATAAAGAAAGAAAGTATAAGTTATCAGGTTGATATTGATAAGTTGCAAATGTCACAGTTGAATTTCTCCAATTTCACCAACTACCAGTCCCACCAACTGTCTCTTTTTCCCCTCTCTTTTTTGAATAATATTCTCATTAGAGCCTAGTTTAATTTGCCAACACAACTTATTCATAACCCATGCCATATCTTGTTAGCCTATAAATAAGACCTTACttcattcaatcaattaaaaccTTCAcactttcttcatcttcttcatttcaCTCTCTTTATACCTATGGCTCCTACTGATAATTACACCCACAACTCCATTATCTCTCTCCAAAAATCTCAATTCAAAGCCAATGGCCATCCCTTCCTCTCTCAAATTCCTCCTAACATTACTCTCACTCCTTCTCTTCATCACCTCGCCGACAAATCCCTAACCTCCGCCGGATCTTTCCTCGGTTTCACCTCTACCGAATCCAACGACCGCCACGTCCTTCCCATCGGAAAATTGAACAACATTAAATTCATGAGTATTTTCCGATTCAAGGTCTGGTGGACTACTCATTGGATCGGCTCTAACGGCCGAGATCTCGAAAACGAAACTCAGATACTCATCCTCGACAAATCTTCCGATTCAAATCGTCCTTATGtcctccttcttcctcttctagAAGGCTCATTCCGCGCTTCTCTTCAATCGGGAGCCGATGACAATATCGACATCTGCGTCGAAAGCGGATCCACGAAAGTCACCGGCGATAGTTTCCAGAGTGTTCTTTACATAGACGCCGGCGATGATCCGTTTGATTTGGTGAAAGAAGCGATGAAGGTGATTAAGGTTCATTTAGGGAGCTTTAAGTTACTTGAAGAAAAGACACCTCCGGGTATAGTAGATAAGTTTGGGTGGTGTACATGGGATGCATTTTATCTTGCGGTGCACCCTCAAGGAGTATGGGAAGGAGTCAAAGATTTGACCAATGGAGGTTGTCCACCTGGCCTTGTACTGATTGATGACGGGTGGCAGTCTATTAGTCACGATGAGGATCCAATCACAAAAGAGGGAATAAGTCATGCTGTAGCAGGAGAGCAAATGCCATGTAGGCTGTTGAAATTTgaggaaaattacaaatttagggATTATGTGAGTCCTAAAAGTTTGGATAAAAAGGGAATGAGTGGATTTATTAGGGACCTTAAAGAGGAATTTACTAGTGTGGATTATGTGTATGTATGGCATGCACTTTGTGGTTACTGGGGTGGGTTAAGGCCAAATGTGCCGGGACTGCCGGAATCTGTGGTGGTCAAGCCTAAATTGTCACCGGGATTGGAGTTGACTATGGAGGATCTTGCCGTTGATAAGATTGTCAATAATGGTGTGGGGTTAGTGCGGCCGGAGATGGTTGATGAGATGTATGAAGGGATTCATTCTCACTTGAAAAAAGTTGGAATTGATGGTGTCAAGGTGGACGTTATTCATGTAAGTAAATTCTACCTACAATTTTAATGTCGGTAAATTCCGTTCATAGTATCAGAAACGTTTCACGTTTCACTTATTTTCGTTTgtgaatttcaaaatcaaatatTATAGCTCTTTAATTTTACACTCTAATAATATAAATGTCCTTTAACGTTGATCAATATGATCACTCTAACGTTATGTCACGTcatcttattttatttattaatccgaaataatatttaatttgtatAAACAGTTGTTGGAGATGTTATCCGAAAATTATGGAGGGAGAGTAGAGCTAGCAAAAGCATACTTCAAAGCATTGACAACATCTGTGATAAAACATTTCAATGGAAATGGTGTAATAGCAAGCATGGAGCACTGTAACGATTTCATGTTCCTTGGTACTCAAGCCATTTCTCTTGGCCGTGTTGGTATGTTTTCTTGTCCGACGCTTTTTTATGTTATTCCcaaaataatacttatatttaactaatcaaaattatattacatatatatgttattctcaatatatatatatatatatatatatatatatatatatatatatatatatatatatattttaatttctcttccattttttaattagaaaccctataaataaaatatttaaaatctCTTGTTGGTTTCATGTGGGTCCATTAGTAGTTAATTAGGATATGCTactaaaatcattattttccaATTTATTGCTTGGTCGGTGCATAAAACCTTATCCATATTATATTTACACATCAACACGTGTATGAGATCTTTATATGTTGACTACTTCCTCAATACACAATTCACCAAAACTTCtttctaataaataaattaattaatttcaccTAAACTTGACTCTAGAGTTTCGTGTATGGATTGTTTAATTTTCTTAAACaaacttgtttatttaatcGGATAATCTAACCTGTGATGTCACAGGTTTATCTTTGATATTAATTACTTTTTGACGTAATAATTACTTCTTTTTATTGTAAatgtagggtaaattacacccatggccacagaactttattcatttcatattatgaccactcaactttatttctttctggtatgaccactgaactttacactatTTAACATCAGTGACCActtaacttcatttcttcccggtatggccactgaactttacactttttaatatcagTGGCAActaaattttaactaacttctcaaaatgaccgttaacgatctcaaaatgaaaatattcaagaattaaagttgttcagaacgacatttaccatgaaaccacattttttatttttgaaaatcacatttttcggagctttctctctctaaaaattcaatttctctctcctaaccaaacaacacatacataacctcaaaacgaaaattttcaagaattaaagttccttagaatatcattaaggctttggattttttagcctcaaaacgaccactgaaggctaaaaataaaaaatgtgattttcaaaaaatgtgagtttcaaaaataaaaaatgtggt is drawn from Euphorbia lathyris chromosome 9, ddEupLath1.1, whole genome shotgun sequence and contains these coding sequences:
- the LOC136207486 gene encoding probable galactinol--sucrose galactosyltransferase 5, yielding MAPTDNYTHNSIISLQKSQFKANGHPFLSQIPPNITLTPSLHHLADKSLTSAGSFLGFTSTESNDRHVLPIGKLNNIKFMSIFRFKVWWTTHWIGSNGRDLENETQILILDKSSDSNRPYVLLLPLLEGSFRASLQSGADDNIDICVESGSTKVTGDSFQSVLYIDAGDDPFDLVKEAMKVIKVHLGSFKLLEEKTPPGIVDKFGWCTWDAFYLAVHPQGVWEGVKDLTNGGCPPGLVLIDDGWQSISHDEDPITKEGISHAVAGEQMPCRLLKFEENYKFRDYVSPKSLDKKGMSGFIRDLKEEFTSVDYVYVWHALCGYWGGLRPNVPGLPESVVVKPKLSPGLELTMEDLAVDKIVNNGVGLVRPEMVDEMYEGIHSHLKKVGIDGVKVDVIHLLEMLSENYGGRVELAKAYFKALTTSVIKHFNGNGVIASMEHCNDFMFLGTQAISLGRVGDDFWCTDPSGDPNGTFWLQGCHMVHCAYNSLWMGNFIHPDWDMFQSTHPCADFHAASRAISGGPVYISDSVGKHNFSLLKRLVLPDGSILRCNYYALPTRDCLFEDPLHDGKTMLKIWNLNKFTGVIGVFNCQGGGWCKESRRNKCASQFSHSVTCKTTPKDIEWKSGKNPIPIDEVEVFAMYSSQAKNLVISTSNDNIEIALDPFKFELVTVSPVTTLAEKSVQFAPIGLVNMLNTGGAIQSLAYTHNSAQIGVKGVGEMRAFASHKPITCRIDGAQVEFSYEDCMVIIDLPWSFQSGVSVVDYIF